The sequence GGGATTTCACCTTCCGGTCCGATATATTTTGGGTCTCTCCAAGGACCAATATCAGAATAATACAACCTATCGTTAGAATTACGCAAAGTGGATTTGCCACCATATTTAACGGGTAGGTTCTCTATAGGGATTTGCTTCAacaattcctttttgtaAGAGGAACCCAGGATGAATATTTTCGACACAGTGACGGGATCTAAAAAGGGTTTGACCATTTTAAACATTGTAGAGAAACCGAAGGGACTATGTATGATATAGAATTTGCCCATTCTCTCAGGATAATAGTTTTGACTGATACTTGCAACGTCCTTGATGTAAGAGAGCACATGGTACGCATTCGATAACGAAATTCCCTTCAAGTCCAGCACGGTACACGAGGTTTCAATCAGGTAACCGGCCCTCCTCGAACATGCCGGGACCCTGTGCCTGGCAAAAAGTTCGTACTCCTTGACCAAGTTTCTTAACATTTGCTCTTCAGTAGTGATCTTAtacatcttcttcaagttaATTCCTCCGAGCTCTTCAAAATACAACGGCCTTCCATCCTTGTCAACATGATGATAGTACTGAGGGTACATCTTAGCCAATTTGATTCTTTCTCTGTCTTCAgattctttattgttttcgtAATCCTCGATAATAGTGTTGGCACCATATTCTTCTCTCCATCGTTCAGCTTCCTTAAACATTTCAACGGCAGCATTGACGTTGAATTTCCTTGCTCTTAAAAATCGCAACAGTGTGGAATCATccaatctttctttgtagTTTTGTTCTAGCAAAATCGACCTGAAGTGCAAAAGGGCCTCCTCTTGCTCCTTGGTTAAATTTCCGGGAGTACCTGGAAGAGCGTTAGGCGAACAGATTTGAGGATAAGTATCAAGTATGCTAGTTGTCATTCTTCTGCAGTTTCAATTCTGCACaattgtattatttttcaggTCTTATTCGCCATTCCATAGGtccaaagaaaagtacTCGAAATAGGGAATCACGATCTAAATAACAATCCGAAGAATTTTAAAAGGAGTAAATAGGGGCATAGCAAGAAAAGGATTTGAAATGTGCCTATAAGGCAAAACGGCACAATACACTATATAGCATATACCGGCAAAGCTTCATACGCACAGATTGAGCGCTTTTTTTAGCAGAGGCTGCTGTAATTTCACTACTATTAATAATTAGAAAGCGGTCTGATAAAATTCCAGCTCAGGTACCAGAAATTTACTGCCCACAGTTTTCAAACGAAGCAAGTGGAAAAATAGACATATACAGAATTACAATGGGCCCAAGGTGACGCTTGTTCCCTAGAGAATGACATGAAATATAACGGCTGTTGCTTAGAATCAAATAGTATTTATACTTGAGAAACGGACATCAATTTGGGCCCAAATGTGTTAAAAGAAATCGATTGTAACTTCTGAAGGCAGCGATGTCATTAGaaaggaaatgaaaacgTTACAGTATCGTTTAGCTCAATATTGAGATTTTTATGAGAATTACATGATACATGCAAATACCTGTTCCCAGGTCTCGAAGGGGAAGAAGTATTAACTTGATTGAAATCAATCATAATAAACCTTAGTATTGTTCTAGATTTGTAATTCTAAGCTGGGCTTGtgttgcaaaaaaaattataaaataatatatatatatatcttttaatAAGCATAATAATCACTAGACAAGGAACCAAAATAATCAGCTGATTAAAAGATAAGAGGGCCAAGGGGGAAATATACTTTTCTAGAAATACTACTTTGAGTAAAATCAACTCACCATTAtcacaaaaaaacaaaaaaactgcCAATTACAGTAGAGATTCTTTGCTCAAGCAAGTCCCTGCTCAAGGTATCATCCAGGCATCAAAACAGCAATCGCGTATTCAATGCAAGCTCACCATCTTAACAAAGGATGTATTAAAACGTAAAATTAGAAATTTATTCACGATAAGTCCATATAGCAGCCGAATACTAGAGGTAATTCCCAACGGCTAATGgagaaaacaaacataTCGTGATACCTAAACTGAGTAAACAGAACTGGGGCTTGAGATTTATGTATAAGAATCCTGAATAGCTTGGAAATTTATAATGATACTATTTATGGTTTCACAGACAAGCCTAGAGAAAGAGGCAATAAAGCCGCATACATATAGTATACTGCACATATATGcatatgtatgtatatatatacagtaAGATGTATATCGGTACCGCCTCCTTATCGTGAAGTGAAAGGTCTCTTTAACGGCAAAGTTGTTGTGGATCAgttgaaaagattgaaaaaaagtcaaattTCATAGCAACATTCGCATTTAGTCTCTCAATAAGAGGCACTCATGGCAACAAACTTACCGCGCATGTAAGATCGATCAAATGAACATGAATGGCAATGATGACTATGATTCCCAAATATCGATCTTGATGGATATGTTTCCAACTGTTTCTGGATCCATATTACAAGAGCATTTactcaaaaataataatgaccTAGAATTAGCAATATGCCTGCTACTAAAGGAGAACGACGAAGTGGCTACTACCGATAATGAGCTACATCAACTATACGATATGTTTCCTCACATTGATTGCGATATTATAAAGGACCAATTTACAGCCAATGAGAAGTCTGTGGAATTGACTATTTCTGATCTTTTAAATTATGAAATCTTACAAAAGCTTAAAGAAGACCAAACCCCCTCCCATGACAGCGTACAGCAGGAtggaacaaaaaacaactgGAAGCTAACAAACGATCACATACAGACTATAATAAAATTTACTGACGCTCCCAAAAATATTGCACAGAAATACTTTGTCGAAAATAGCTTTGACTCAATAAGCGCTGTTATCAAGATTGTATTAGATTACTATGATAAAGATCATTTTACACAAACTCCAACCACTGTCAACTCAAAAATAAGACTCACTGCTCCTGTGAAAGGCGGTCGAGTTCAGTCATCAATGGGACTCGCACATGTGTTAAAACAAGGGGAAAAGTCGACAAAAGAAAGTggagaaaatatcaaaaggGTGAAAACTTACAAGCACTCATCGAGTAGCCCCCAAATGATTGAATTAAATGAAATGATTGAAGGAAACCATGACCTGAAAGCCATAAACCATGAATTCCTGCAAAAATGCTTGCAATTTTACGATGGAGATATAATGAAAGTATTAGACCTATCCTCCTTACTGATAAAAGATGACAAAAGTATCACCAAGACTTGGAATTTTGACGGAGGCTTTACTTTGACATCGCAAGATAACTGTAAGCAACATTCAAGCAAGCCCTCAACGCCACCGAATTCCCACAAAAACTGTGTAAAAAAATCACCCTTCCAAAATAAGGAAACCCATGAAGAAGCCGTCGCAATTATAAACaatcttttccaaacaTACCGATTAGATTTCCACGGCTTTCTACCTAACGAGGCGGTTTCAATCTTGAAGCTTGCACTAAACAAATGGTGGTCTAAGGAGGTCACAGAACGAGAGCTAAACTCTCATAATATCAATGCTTATGGCTCTAAAGTACAATTCGTGAGCCCGTTAGTTGTAGTTACTGGTAGAGGTATCCATAGTGTCGGCGGGATCTCGAAAGTTCGACTGCAagttaaaaattttttggataaGAACCACTACGTCTTTTGGGAAgagtcttctttttttagagTCGAGGGTAAGAAGAGGAAATAAAGCCTATCCCGGCTCATGTGTAAAACTGTATATGTAATTAAAAACTAATTCAATTTTGGCGATCAAtgcatttatttttcattttcgagaaaaaactacaagacGCGTaggtaataataatgtaaATAGAAAAGTATTAAACATTGGTAGAATAAACAGACCAGGTTAGGAAGTCCCTAGAAAGATACCAATTGGAACATGGACTACATGAACCTGGGACTGAGGTCCCGTAAAACTGGTATTGATGTTAAACAAAACATACCCAAGGATGAATACAGTATGGAGaatattgatgattttttcaaagatgatgaaactAGTCTTATCAGTATGAGGAgaaaaagcagaagaaaatcatCACTGTTTTTACCGTCATCATTAAACAACAACACCGATAACGTATTACCGCCATTCCTACAGTCATACCGACctcaagaaaaggaagctgCTCAGAATCCATCCAGTAATGACGGCTCAAGAAGATCCTCTTTGTTAAGTCATCAGTCCAGTTTTCAAAGCCCAGCTAATGAATTTGAACCCATTCAGGAGGATccagaggaagaagaaaaaggcaGCAGAAGCAATGGGATTGGAACGCCAAAAACCAACAATTTAAGCAAGCCTAgttttaaaagaaaatattctaCCCATTATGACCTTGATATTTCGGAAGACCCCTCCGTGAGGTTGACTCCCGATAGGATAACTAATAAAAACATGTACTCAGACGTTCCTGACTTGGTTgctgatgaagatgatgacgatagGGGAAACACTTCTTTAAACACATCTGATAATGCGTTATTAGAAGATGAGTTAGAAGATGACGGGTTTGTACCTGAAAGTGAAGAGGACAGAGACTATATTGGAAGTGATTCTTCCCTGGATTCCAGCTCGGATTCCCCAAGTGATGTTAATGGTGATGATACTTACCaagaagtagaagaagaggctCAAGTGAGtgaaaatgataatgaagatgactATATAAAACGACAAGCGACCGATGTGGTTCGAACAGACTCAATAATCGATAGAAACGGACTGCGAAAATCCACGAGAGTTAAAGTCGCACCTTTGCAATATTGGAGAAACGAGAAAATAGTGTACAAGAGAAAATCCAGCAAACCTGTTCTCGATATAGACAAAATTGTCACATATGATGAATCGGAAGACGAAGAGGAAATCCTGGCAgctcaaagaaagaaaagacagaaaaagaaacctaCACAAACTAGGCCATACAATTATGTGCCTACAGGAAGACCAAGAGGTAGACCGAAGAAGAATCCAAATACAACAGAAAACCCCGTTCCAGAAGATCCCAATGAGGAGATTATAGAAAGGATAGAATCCGGAGGTATAGAAAACGGAGAATGGCTGAGACACGGGATACTAGAGGCTAATGTGAAAATCAGTGACAATATTGAGGAGATGAAGGACGAAATCATCGCATTTGCACCTAACTTATCACAAGCTGAACAAGTAAAAGATACAAAGGATGAGAATTTTTCCCTTGAGATAATGTTTGACAAACATAAAGAGCATTTTGCAAGTGGGATATTAAAGTTGCCAGCCATATCTGgacagaaaaaattaagtAACTCATTTAGAACTTATATCACATTCCATGTGATACAAGGGATCGTTGAAGTTACTGTATGTAAGAATAAATTCTTGAGTGTCAAAGGTTCTACTTTTCAGATACCAGCATTCAATGAATATGCCATTGTCAATAAGGGAAACGATGAAGCCAGAATGTTCTTCGTGCAGGTGACCATTTCGCAAGACACTAATgacgataatgataaagatcTAGAAACCACTTTCGACACTTTCGGGTGACTATAATGTACATATTCGGTATGCACCTATGTAATAAATACATACAAAACGAGGCTTACACGATTACGTTACTGTAAaaatggatttttttttgatcatAAATTAATAAAGCACGTAAAAACTCGCACTAAATTTTCGCAGATGAGAGCAAAAAccagaaaaaagagaggtAAGACTAACAGTGATCTTTAGTGCTCATATTAAAATAAGGGTTACAAGGACGGTGAAAAGTGGCAAAGAGAGCGTGATGACGGACGGAAAAGCAAACTCAGTTCAGAATATGAACGGAAAACAGGGAGCTAACTTGGCCTCATCTTTGCCTACTACACAAGTACCGGTTTCGATATTGACTAACAAggagaaaagcaaaaaccTTCACGATGAGTCAAATGTGGAAGGATCTAATAACAACGACGATCAATCGAGGTCTAATTCTAATagaagaaatatttataaaaaCGACTTTAGTACGAATTTGAGAGACTTTTGTTTTGCTGATTTGAAACAGAGTAGCGAAAGAACCAGAGATGGCCatgatatatatgttaACACGAATGTGCCATCGAATAACGGCCAGCAAAATAGCTTCTCACCTTCTTTGCCTTCTGCTGTTTCATTCACGGTGCCAGAGGTGGAAAGAATGCCCCATCATAGATATTCAATTTCGAATAAACCCGGGAAACAGCAAATGCAGCAACAAgagcaacaacaaaagGAACAACTACAGGAGAAACTTCgtcaagaaaaacaacaagagaaagaggTGAAGCaaatacaagaagaagtgcagaaaaaacaaattgaaagacaacaactaatagaaaaaaaggaaaggaTAGCGAATGTCATATTTAAGGAGAAGACAACCAAAGACGATGGGAACTGTAATAAAACTCCCGTACCAGATGGAGCAGACAAATGTGACGATGAAGTGGACTCACCTTCTATGGAGAAAAATTCTATCGTTCACATGCCTGGtgattttatttatttcaatCCTAAGCCCAACGCTTCTAAACCGATGGACGCCAAGGTGGCACAATTAGTGGCTAACAGCAGCTCTATGCATAAAAATAAGGAGGTTATTGCACCACCCACGGGACCACGTGTGCCCTTTACAgagtttttccaaaaggaGGACGACAAAAAGTTCCATATCTTGATTGGCGCCACGGGGTCAGTTGCTACAATAAAAGTGCCCTTAATTATTGACAAGTTATTCAAGATATACGGGCCGGAGAAAATTTCGATTCAGTTGATAGTGACAAAGCCCGCAGAACATTTTTTGAGAGGGCTAAAGATGTCTACGCACGTCAAAATCTGGAGGGAGGAAGATGCATGGATATTTGATACTGTAAACAAGAATGACGCTAACCTAAATCTGAACCTTATATTACATCATGAACTGAGAAAATGGGCCGATATTTTTCTAATCGCGCCCTTGTCTGCCAACACGTTGGCTAAGTTGGCCAATGGTATATGCAACAACCTGTTAACTTCTGTGATGAGAGATTGGTCACCGTTGACACCAGTTTTGATTGCACCTGCAATGAACACTTTTATGTACATCAACCCCATGACGAAGAAGCATTTGACTGGGTTGATCCAGGACTACCCATTCATCCAAGTTTTGAAACCGGTAGAGAAAGTGTTAATCTGCGGTGATATTGGTATGGGTGGCATGAGAGAATGGACAGACATTGTGGAGATTGTGAGGAGGAGAATAAACGAGATAAGAAAAGCCAGGGATGAAGAGACGGGAGACAAAGagcaagaacaagaagaacaggaGGGTATTAACAACGGGAACGACgacgaagaggaagatgaagaagacgatgacgaagaggaggaggcGACTCGAAACGAAACGGCCTCGGATGAGagcgatgatgatgatgatgatgatgatgacgacgatgacgacgacgacgacgacggAGACGGCGACAAAGGAGAGGGGGGGGACTGAGGTTTGAATGcatttaaaagaaaaaaataagcatTGTGTTATGTTGTGTTATgttgtatttcttttcttaaacaaaaagtgattatatttgttcttgtttccaaaagccttcaaaaaataaacagaaacaaatgTCTAAATAGgattaaataaatatgtatacGGAAGGGAAAGTGTTTGTATTTACAGGAATGTCAGTCACCGCTCAAAAGCCCAGATATTTCCAAAACCTCAGCCTAAAGCCTTCAAAACTGTTCAGTTTCGGTCTGACGTCCAGATAAATAAGtggctgctgctgctcGGGGGCGTTTTGGTCGTTTGAATAAAAGTCGATCACGTAATCTATAGTCTTGCCACATCTGTCAATTTGCCAGTCGTGTCTATCAAATGGCTTGGCCAGATGCAAGATACGCGATCTAAACCAAGCTCTTGGCGTAAGTTTTTTGGAATCGCCTTTGAAATTAGACAGTTTGATACCGCCGCACGCTTCGCCACCTTGCTTGTCCTCCCAGCTTCTGATGTAGTTCCAGACCCGCTCGTTGATGGAGTTGTGCAGTGGCACGACGACCTTCATATCGTTTGAGTTCGGGTcccagtttttcttcatcatggCCTCGTAGAATTGCTTTTCCGAAGGGTATATCCAGTTTTTATCGGAGTCGGTTCTTGGAATGGTGGAGACCTCTCTGGACTGCGACAACCCCACGTCGGTAACATACTGAGGGTCCTTATCGTTCAGTTGCGGGTTTGCAGAACACTCCAGCTCACTGGGCGGGACCGGGCCCCCCGGAACTGATTCTTTAGTGTGTTCTCGCAGCCACAGCTGCCTGGTTTCCTCGTCGACAGGACATTTCCCCTGTTGGTCTGAAGCGGTCATAGTagacaaaagagaaaaaaaaaagaagagcaacAAAAATCTAGTGCTTTCACTACCAAGATGCACTACGTATCTTTCGACGTCTGCGAAGCTTTGAGCGCTACTCCTCCACGATTAGTAAGCCCAAACCTTATACCACCAGATCTTTGTCACCGGGGGCCTTCAAACATCGAAAACCTGGGCCTTGAATTTCCAGAAAAACCAACGGTTACCCGCAGCGGCGCGGCAGGGGTCCAGAATTAGCCGCTATTTTAGTCATTAGCCAGGCAAAAGTCCAGAAAGGGTGCGATGCCAAGGAGCCGGCGAAGTCGTATATAAGTGGCGAGGCAAGCCACCGAGACAGCCATAACCGGTCATCACCACAACCAACCAAGCAAGATGTCACTACAGAGCAACAGTGTGAAGCCTACGGAAATTCCCCTGTCACAGATCAGGCGCCCGCTGGCGCCCGTGCTGGATCCACAGAAGATCGACGCCATGGTGGCCACTATGAAGGGCGTCCCTACGGCCAGCAAGACGTGCTCCTTGGAGGAGGCGGCAGCCGCCGCCTCCTCCAAGGAGCTGCCGCCCGTGGACGTGCTGGGCGTGCGTGCTCACGACCAGACGCTATACTACGCCTTTGGCGGCTGCCACCGTCTGCAGGCCTACGACCGCCGGGCCCGCGAGACTCAGAACGCCGCCTTCCCCGTGCGCTGCAGGGTGCTGCCGGCCACTCCCCGCCAGATCCGCCTCTACCTGGGCAGCAGCCTCGACATCGAGTAGGCAGGCCTACTGTGTAACGGCGCCAATGCTCAAGACATGCATACCACCAGgactactactactactactaccaACCTAAAACTCAATGATCATTTGTGCTATTATATCCCTCACTTCCATCCATCGCAAACACCGCAAGCGCTGTCGGTTGGTGCGACCCTCGGCGCCGGCTGGGCACGTTGGCCTGCCTGGCCGCCCCCTTCTCGGCATTTACTCGGCGCTCATTGGCCCAGTCACGCGCTAGGCGAGAATCCCAGaaaccagaaaaaaaagatgatacAATACAATGGCGGGATGGTAGGATATATATAGGTTGTGGTTTGCAAGAGTGGATCGCGCATTGAGTGTTGGTACTACGTTCTGTCACTCAAGAGTCTGCATACACTTATACTACATACACAGTATAGACGTattaacaagaaaaaagcaaagaaaaaaaaaaccacatACAATGTTATCCAGAGTAGCCAGACGTGCCTTCTCCTCGACAGTTGCCAACCCTTATAAAGTCACCGTTTTGGGTGCAGGTGGTGGTATTGGGCAGCCATTGTCGCTGCTTCTAAAGCTGAATCACAAAGTCACCGACTTGAGACTGTACGACTTGAAAGGTGCTAAGGGTGTTGCCACAGACTTGTCGCATATCCCAACCAACTCCGTCGTCAAGGGGTTTTCTCCAGAAGAGCCGGACGGATTGAGCAATGCTTTGAAGGACACAGACATGGTGCTGATCCCCGCCGGTGTGCCCAGAAAGCCAGGTATGACACGTGACGATTTGTTCGCCATCAATGCAAGCATCGTGCACGACTTGGCAGTTGCCGCCGCGGAATCCGCTCCCAACGCCGCCATCTTGGTCATCTCCAACCCGGTTAACTCCACCGTACCTATTGTCGCCCAGGTCTTGAAGAGCAAGGGTGTATACAACCCCAAAAAGCTGTTCGGTGTGACCACCTTGGACTCCATCAGAGCCTCCAGATTCATCTCCGAAGTGGAACACACCGACCCCACTCAGGAAAGAGTCAACGTCATCGGTGGTCACTCAGGTATCACCATCATCCCATTGATCTCCCAGACTACCCATAAGTTGATGTCCGACGACAAAAAGCAAGAGCTGATCCACAGAATACAGTTTGGTGGGGACGAAGTCGTCAAGGCCAAGAACGGTGCTGGTTCCGCCACCCTGTCCATGGCGCACGCTGGTGCTAAGTTCGCCAACGCCGTGTTGTCGGGCTTCAAGGGCGAAAGAGACGTCATCGAACCCTCATTTGTAGACTCTCCTCTATTCAAGTCCGAAGGCATTGACTTCTTCGCATCTCCGGTCACCTTGGGCCCAGACGGTATCGAGAAGATTCATCCTATTGGCGAACTTTCCtctcaagaagaagaaatgcTAGAGAAATGCAAAGAAACTCTAAAGAAGAACATCGAAAAGGGTGTGAGCTTTGTCGCTAGTAAATAGATCACTAAAAAAACCACACGGAACGAAACTACTACTTTCATGAATTATGATATCGTGTTAtttaattctttattttatttaacCAACTCAAAAAAggtcaaaaaaatattcaaaaacaaaaaaaaaaaagacaccCTTATCTTACTCAACTGAGCTTGTTTTCTCTGCGGAGCTGGAAAAACACACAGCAATGACGCGATGATGGTGACTAACTAAACATCTGTTATAAAGTTTTCTtaacatatataaatatacagTATAAAAATCTACGTACAGCTTTCAATCTACaattgctgttttttttcttcaaccaCGCACGCAAATGCCCGACGTCACCATACATGGCAAGACAGTGGATGATCAATCTCGGTGTGTTCACTGGCATCTGCCG is a genomic window of Saccharomyces eubayanus strain FM1318 chromosome XI, whole genome shotgun sequence containing:
- a CDS encoding phosphatidylinositol/phosphatidylcholine-binding protein — translated: MTTSILDTYPQICSPNALPGTPGNLTKEQEEALLHFRSILLEQNYKERLDDSTLLRFLRARKFNVNAAVEMFKEAERWREEYGANTIIEDYENNKESEDRERIKLAKMYPQYYHHVDKDGRPLYFEELGGINLKKMYKITTEEQMLRNLVKEYELFARHRVPACSRRAGYLIETSCTVLDLKGISLSNAYHVLSYIKDVASISQNYYPERMGKFYIIHSPFGFSTMFKMVKPFLDPVTVSKIFILGSSYKKELLKQIPIENLPVKYGGKSTLRNSNDRLYYSDIGPWRDPKYIGPEGEIPNIFGKFTVTD
- the CUE2 gene encoding Cue2p, whose translation is MNMNGNDDYDSQISILMDMFPTVSGSILQEHLLKNNNDLELAICLLLKENDEVATTDNELHQLYDMFPHIDCDIIKDQFTANEKSVELTISDLLNYEILQKLKEDQTPSHDSVQQDGTKNNWKLTNDHIQTIIKFTDAPKNIAQKYFVENSFDSISAVIKIVLDYYDKDHFTQTPTTVNSKIRLTAPVKGGRVQSSMGLAHVLKQGEKSTKESGENIKRVKTYKHSSSSPQMIELNEMIEGNHDLKAINHEFLQKCLQFYDGDIMKVLDLSSLLIKDDKSITKTWNFDGGFTLTSQDNCKQHSSKPSTPPNSHKNCVKKSPFQNKETHEEAVAIINNLFQTYRLDFHGFLPNEAVSILKLALNKWWSKEVTERELNSHNINAYGSKVQFVSPLVVVTGRGIHSVGGISKVRLQVKNFLDKNHYVFWEESSFFRVEGKKRK
- the MIF2 gene encoding Mif2p, which gives rise to MDYMNLGLRSRKTGIDVKQNIPKDEYSMENIDDFFKDDETSLISMRRKSRRKSSLFLPSSLNNNTDNVLPPFLQSYRPQEKEAAQNPSSNDGSRRSSLLSHQSSFQSPANEFEPIQEDPEEEEKGSRSNGIGTPKTNNLSKPSFKRKYSTHYDLDISEDPSVRLTPDRITNKNMYSDVPDLVADEDDDDRGNTSLNTSDNALLEDELEDDGFVPESEEDRDYIGSDSSLDSSSDSPSDVNGDDTYQEVEEEAQVSENDNEDDYIKRQATDVVRTDSIIDRNGLRKSTRVKVAPLQYWRNEKIVYKRKSSKPVLDIDKIVTYDESEDEEEILAAQRKKRQKKKPTQTRPYNYVPTGRPRGRPKKNPNTTENPVPEDPNEEIIERIESGGIENGEWLRHGILEANVKISDNIEEMKDEIIAFAPNLSQAEQVKDTKDENFSLEIMFDKHKEHFASGILKLPAISGQKKLSNSFRTYITFHVIQGIVEVTVCKNKFLSVKGSTFQIPAFNEYAIVNKGNDEARMFFVQVTISQDTNDDNDKDLETTFDTFG
- the CAB3 gene encoding phosphopantothenoylcysteine decarboxylase complex subunit CAB3 gives rise to the protein MTDGKANSVQNMNGKQGANLASSLPTTQVPVSILTNKEKSKNLHDESNVEGSNNNDDQSRSNSNRRNIYKNDFSTNLRDFCFADLKQSSERTRDGHDIYVNTNVPSNNGQQNSFSPSLPSAVSFTVPEVERMPHHRYSISNKPGKQQMQQQEQQQKEQLQEKLRQEKQQEKEVKQIQEEVQKKQIERQQLIEKKERIANVIFKEKTTKDDGNCNKTPVPDGADKCDDEVDSPSMEKNSIVHMPGDFIYFNPKPNASKPMDAKVAQLVANSSSMHKNKEVIAPPTGPRVPFTEFFQKEDDKKFHILIGATGSVATIKVPLIIDKLFKIYGPEKISIQLIVTKPAEHFLRGLKMSTHVKIWREEDAWIFDTVNKNDANLNLNLILHHELRKWADIFLIAPLSANTLAKLANGICNNLLTSVMRDWSPLTPVLIAPAMNTFMYINPMTKKHLTGLIQDYPFIQVLKPVEKVLICGDIGMGGMREWTDIVEIVRRRINEIRKARDEETGDKEQEQEEQEGINNGNDDEEEDEEDDDEEEEATRNETASDESDDDDDDDDDDDDDDDDDGDGDKGEGGD
- the CYT2 gene encoding cytochrome c1 heme lyase CYT2, translating into MTASDQQGKCPVDEETRQLWLREHTKESVPGGPVPPSELECSANPQLNDKDPQYVTDVGLSQSREVSTIPRTDSDKNWIYPSEKQFYEAMMKKNWDPNSNDMKVVVPLHNSINERVWNYIRSWEDKQGGEACGGIKLSNFKGDSKKLTPRAWFRSRILHLAKPFDRHDWQIDRCGKTIDYVIDFYSNDQNAPEQQQPLIYLDVRPKLNSFEGFRLRFWKYLGF
- the SRX1 gene encoding sulfiredoxin encodes the protein MSLQSNSVKPTEIPLSQIRRPLAPVLDPQKIDAMVATMKGVPTASKTCSLEEAAAAASSKELPPVDVLGVRAHDQTLYYAFGGCHRLQAYDRRARETQNAAFPVRCRVLPATPRQIRLYLGSSLDIE
- the MDH1 gene encoding malate dehydrogenase MDH1, coding for MLSRVARRAFSSTVANPYKVTVLGAGGGIGQPLSLLLKLNHKVTDLRLYDLKGAKGVATDLSHIPTNSVVKGFSPEEPDGLSNALKDTDMVLIPAGVPRKPGMTRDDLFAINASIVHDLAVAAAESAPNAAILVISNPVNSTVPIVAQVLKSKGVYNPKKLFGVTTLDSIRASRFISEVEHTDPTQERVNVIGGHSGITIIPLISQTTHKLMSDDKKQELIHRIQFGGDEVVKAKNGAGSATLSMAHAGAKFANAVLSGFKGERDVIEPSFVDSPLFKSEGIDFFASPVTLGPDGIEKIHPIGELSSQEEEMLEKCKETLKKNIEKGVSFVASK